The Bacteroidota bacterium DNA segment TTTTCAGAGCGGAAACATCCCAGATCTTTAAGCTCATATCCTTACTCACGGAAATAAAATATTTTCCGTTATCGGCAAAAGCAATTCCCGTTACATCTCCATCGTGCGCTGCAAATTCTTTCGTTAATGCTTTTGTTTCAATATTCCAGACAATGATTTTTTTATCAGCACCCGCAGCCGCAATGTATTGCACATCGGGAGAAAAAGAAACTGAATTCACCTGCGATTTAAAATTTGTTTCGGCAAATTTATTTCCCGAAGCCGCTTCCCATATAATTACTTTCCCATTCGAACCGCCCGAAGCAATATATTTTCCATCGGCACTCCATGCAACAGCAGTTGCTTCTTTTGAATCGGCATCAAAACTTTTTTTCATTTCGCCTGTGCCTGCTTCCCAGATTTTTACTGTGTTATCTGAAGAAGCAGTGGCAATAGATTTTCCATCGGGACTGAACACAGCGCCATTCACAGCTTTAGCATGCTTCAGTGTGAAAAGCGAACCGCTTCCGTTCGCATCCCAAATTTTTGCAGAACCATCCTTTGAAGAAGTTACGATATAATCGCTGATGGGGTTGAATGAAATCGCAGTTATATCGAGCGTGTGTTCTTTCGTCAATGCCTTTTTGTATTTCATTTCCTTCACATCAAAAATTGTGACCTTGGCGTCTGAAGTTCCCGCAGCAAAAATTTTTGCGCCTGCATTGAAAGCAACAGCCGTTACTGGTCCGGATAAGGCAAATATTTTTGTCGGATCACCGGTCTTGGCATCTCTCAGGCAAACACGTTTATCAGCTCCTCCGGTAAGCATCCATGCACCGTCACTGCTGATGGCAGTAGAAAGAATTTCTGCGCTGTGCGCTCCGTCTTTATCTTTCCACAAATCCTGCGCAGAAGTGCTAATTAAAAAGGAAAAATTAAAAATTAAAAATGTAAATACGAATGGATTGTTTTTCATCTTGCTAAATTTGATTTTTGAACTGTGAAGTTAATAAAAAATATTACTACATTCGTCCTCTCTTAATGCTCTTATTTTTGTCAATACTTTTTTAAAATAAAAATGAAACAAAAGATAATTTGTCTTTCTGCGGTTCTTTGCTTGCTGCAAGGTGCCGTTTGTTTTTCCCAAGCCCTTAATTTCACCGACACGCCTAAAGCATGTGCAGGGCAAATGACCACGCTGGTGGCTTCTTCCATGGCGCAGGGCGATTCGGTTACTTCGTGGAGCTGGGATTTGAACAATGACGGAATATTTGGCGATGCCAACGGAAAAATAATTTCTTATCTCTTCTCTGCTCCCGATTCTGTGAATGTCGGGCTTGCGGTTGTAACAAAATCGGGCGCGATGGACACCGCAGTAAAATTTATTGTGCTGAACCCGCTTCCGAATGTAAACTTTTTTACGAGCATTCTCTGTGAAGGGCAGCAAGCAACTTTTACAAGCACTTCCACCATTTCAACTGGAAGCATCACCCAGTATCAATGGGACTTTGACAACAATAACACGATAGATTTTACTGGAAATCCTGCTACTTACGTTTGCGGTCCCGCGCAAACATATATTGCAAAACTTATTTGTGTGTCTGACAAGGGATGCACCTCATATAATCAGAAAACAACTACAGTGAATCCAAATCCGGTTGCTTCTTTCACCAGCGCAAATGCCTGCATGAATGCAAATGCAACTTTCACAAACACCAGCACTGCGACCAATTTGGATTTTTATAAATGGAATTTCGGTGACGGGAACAGTAATTCCACTCAGGGAAACGCCACTCATACTTACACAACTGCCGGAACTTATACGGTAGATTTAATTGCAGTTACTCTGCAGGGGTGCAGGGATACAACTTCTGGCGCAATAATAATCAATCCTCTTCCTTCTGTTTCCATTTCCGGAAACGTAAATCTTTGCATGGGTGATGCTGACATTCTCACCGCTTCCGGTGGAACAAGTTATGCGTG contains these protein-coding regions:
- a CDS encoding gliding motility-associated C-terminal domain-containing protein; this encodes MKQKIICLSAVLCLLQGAVCFSQALNFTDTPKACAGQMTTLVASSMAQGDSVTSWSWDLNNDGIFGDANGKIISYLFSAPDSVNVGLAVVTKSGAMDTAVKFIVLNPLPNVNFFTSILCEGQQATFTSTSTISTGSITQYQWDFDNNNTIDFTGNPATYVCGPAQTYIAKLICVSDKGCTSYNQKTTTVNPNPVASFTSANACMNANATFTNTSTATNLDFYKWNFGDGNSNSTQGNATHTYTTAGTYTVDLIAVTLQGCRDTTSGAIIINPLPSVSISGNVNLCMGDADILTASGGTSYAWSTGASTASISVTPTASSSYSVTATDGNGCSASTSAMITPNPLPMISISGKDTIREGKSVELIANGGTSYSWWTKDSMFNNNTNDLVVYASGTYYVKGTDLNGCSATDSITIYPENPDVVTVSGFIITPNDDGKNDFLWIDNVSEYQNCDVKIFNSWNAQVFNITGYNNKDVVWKGTNASGAPLPAGAYYYIIQCDDKPTVKGNINILR